One segment of Solanum stenotomum isolate F172 chromosome 1, ASM1918654v1, whole genome shotgun sequence DNA contains the following:
- the LOC125860047 gene encoding digalactosyldiacylglycerol synthase 1, chloroplastic-like, with product MFKFNHVVGIVHTNYLEYIKREKNGALQAFLVKHVNNWVTRAHCDKVLRLSAATQDLPRSVVCNVHGVNPKFLKIGEKMAAERQSGQQVFSKGAYFLGKMVWAKGYRELIDLLAKHKSDLVGFNMDVFGNGEDAHEVQTTARTLNLNVNFMKGRDHADDSLHSYKIFINPSISDVLCTATAEALAMGKFVVCADHPSNEFFQAFPNCLTYKTSEDFVEKVKEAMTGEPQPLTPEEQYKLSWEAATQRFIEYSDLDKVLTSEKGSDSRKSRKGIGKXQNKTLI from the exons ATGTTTAAGTTTAACCATGTCGTTGGTATTGttcacacaaattatttggagTATATCAAAAGAGAGAAGAATGGGGCTCTTCAAGCCTTCCTTGTGAAACACGTAAATAATTGGGTCACAAGAGCGCATTGTGACAag GTGCTTCGCCTTTCTGCTGCTACACAGGATTTACCCAGGTCTGTGGTCTGTAATGTTCATGGTGTAAATCCGAAGTTTCtgaaaattggagaaaaaatgGCTGCAGAAAGACAAAGCGGTCAGCAAGTATTCTCTAAAGGTGCATACTTCTTGGGAAAAATGGTTTGGGCCAAGGGTTACAGGGAGTTAATAGACCTTTTAGCGAAGCACAAAAGTGACCTTGTTGGTTTTAATATGGATGTGTTTGGCAACGGGGAAGATGCTCATGAAGTGCAGACAACAGCTAGGACGTTAAATTTGAATGTCAACTTCATGAAAGGCAGAGACCACGCGGATGATTCTCTTCATAG TTATAAAATCTTCATAAATCCTAGTATCAGTGATGTACTCTGTACAGCTACAGCTGAGGCACTCGCTATGGGGAAATTTGTAGTTTGTGCAGATCATCCGTCTAATGAGTTCTTCCAGGCATTTCCTAACTGCTTGACTTATAAGACATCAGAAGACTTTGTAGAAAAGGTTAAAGAGGCAATGACCGGTGAGCCTCAGCCTCTCACTCCCGAGGAACAATATAAGCTTTCGTGGGAAGCTGCAACACAGAGATTCATCGAATATTCTGATCTCGATAAGGTTTTGACTAGTGAAAAAGGCAGTGACAGTAGAAAAAGCAGGAAAGGCATAGGAAAANATCAAAACAAAACTTTAATCTAa